One genomic segment of Cololabis saira isolate AMF1-May2022 chromosome 22, fColSai1.1, whole genome shotgun sequence includes these proteins:
- the LOC133423588 gene encoding uncharacterized protein LOC133423588 — protein sequence MEEIEGIFEAFEDYVDGADEAAEDLTEEEQAELEREVAEAKNALSELSEQLKSLKEILQNLKSARGPITKWLAKNIAIGAIFWGVSTGLTRLLKYATPKEKETKRTIISALKCVINSETDLSKKTLSWTKDHKDDMITLETYPVPLECIMAKYLTPVSKAVEEAFDIAERFQTKIGGKVQPKLPNAGDITQFLTAAEAFHQSFSHLITFISENKDKFQQLASFPVTQDDMKELNRKIGTAQALPLW from the exons ATGGAAGAAATTGAAGGAATTTTTGAGGCTTTTGAAGATTATGTTGATGGGGCAGACGAGGCTGCAGAAGACTTGACAGAAGAAGAACAGGCAGAACTAGAGAGGGAAGTCGCTGAAGCAAAAAATGCACTTTCTGAGCTTTCAGAACaattaaagagtttaaaagaaATCCTTCAGAATTTAAAATCAGCCAGAGGGCCAATAACAAAATGGTTGGCAAAAAATATAGCTATTGGTGCCATCTTTTGGGGAGTAAGTACTGGTCTGACCAGACTGCTCAAGTATGCAACTCCTAAAGAAAAGGAAACGAAACGTACTATCATTAGTGCTCTCAAGTGTGTGATCAACAGTGAAACTGACCTAAGCAAGAAGACGCTGAGTTGGACCAAGGATCACAAGGATGACATGATTACCCTGGAAACCTATCCCGTGCCTCTGGAATGCATCATGGCCAAATATCTGACTCCAGTATCAAAG GCTGTTGAGGAAGCTTTCGATATTGCAGAGAGGTTTCAGACCAAGATTGGTGGGAAAGTGCAGCCGAAGCTCCCGAACGCAGGAGATATAACGCAGTTCCTCACCGCTGCTGAAGCTTTCCACCAAAGCTTCAGTCACCTGATTACGTTCATTTCTGAAAACAAGGACAAGTTTCAGCAGCTGGCTAGTTTTCCAGTGACACAGGATGACATGAAGGAGCTCAATCGCAAAATTGGAACAGCTCAAGCCTTGCCACTGTGGTAG
- the LOC133423325 gene encoding secretory phospholipase A2 receptor-like, translating into MEKMLFGLLFFSECLVLSTCLVRHYHFVGQNLTWTEAQKYCREKHTDLATMQNDGEQNQLWNTLSSAGSSSDVWIGLRHEVDWKWSDGFNGTGADYRDWGSGYPIFYSCRYFCVFMYSSSWRDYDCQQSLPFLCYKGSQQNPEYVHVTERMNWSSAQSYCRENFIDLAIMRNDAENQAAQREIPDGYWPWIGLYRDPTFNWSDGSSFLFENWEPATNPLNSMRVICGVSSGSSGKWRFLSCETRLPFVCYSYDSVKKTMVKVKVKVDGSVDLKDPAVQEQLLKQLQDKLKEDGVDGVTLKWKKQKDGEVFHKEDEL; encoded by the exons ATGGAGAAGATGTTGTTCGGTCTCTTGTTTTTCTCAG AGTGCTTGGTCCTCTCCACCTGCCTCGTCCGTCACTACCACTTCGTTGGTCAGAACTTGACTTGGACCGAAGCTCAGAAATACTGCAGAGAGAAACACACGGACCTGGCCACCATGCAGAACGATGGGGAACAGAACCAACTCTGGAACACACTTTCATCTGCTGGTTCCAGCTCTGACGTCTGGATCGGTCTGAGGCATGAAGTCGACTGGAAGTGGTCTGATGGGTTCAACGGTACCGGGGCTGACTACAGGGACTGGGGAAGTGGCTATCCAATCTTTTACTCATGCCGATACTTCTGTGTATTCATGTATTCATCATCATGGAGGGACTATGATTGCCAGCAAAGCCTACCCTTCCTGTGTTACAAAG GATCACAGCAGAATCCTGAATATGTTCATGTGACCGAGAGGATGAACTGGTCCAGCGCTCAGAGTTACTGCAGGGAGAACTTCATAGACCTGGCCATTATGAGGAACGATGCAGAGAACCAGGCGGCCCAGAGGGAAATACCTGATGGATACTGGCCTTGGATTGGCCTGTATAGAGATCCAACCTTTAACTGGTCTGATGGGAGCAGCTTCCTCTTTGAAAACTGGGAGCCTGCTACTAATCCCTTGAACTCGATGAGAGTTATTTGTGGTGTTTCTTCAGGCAGCTCAGGAAAATGGAGGTTTCTGTCGTGTGAAACCAGATTACCGTTTGTCTGCTACAGTTATGACA GCGTGAAGAAGACGATGGTGAAGGTGAAAGTGAAGGTGGACGGCTCTGTGGACCTGAAGGACCCGGCGGTGCAAGAACAACTCCTGAAACAG CTCCAGGACAAGCTGAAGGAGGACGGAGTGGACGGAGTCACCCTGAAGTGGAAAAAGCAGAAGGATGGAGAAGTTTTCCACAAGGAGGACGAGTTGTGA